Proteins encoded together in one Chlamydiota bacterium window:
- a CDS encoding translation elongation factor-like protein, which translates to MAEIEIGKVTHFFGHIQVATLELSAPLSVGDTIRFAGHTTDERQKVESMQVEHRSIAEAKPGDAVGIKVSGRVRPHDKVFKVVDEGGKTGL; encoded by the coding sequence ATGGCCGAAATCGAGATCGGGAAGGTCACGCACTTCTTCGGGCACATCCAGGTCGCCACGCTCGAGCTGAGCGCCCCGCTCAGCGTCGGGGACACCATCCGCTTCGCCGGGCACACGACCGACGAGCGGCAGAAGGTCGAGTCGATGCAGGTCGAACACCGGAGCATCGCCGAGGCCAAGCCCGGCGACGCGGTCGGGATCAAGGTGTCCGGGCGCGTGCGGCCTCATGACAAGGTATTCAAGGTCGTCGACGAGGGAGGGAAGACGGGACTATGA
- a CDS encoding dual specificity protein phosphatase family protein — protein sequence MITHVLERLAVGAATDSRRAPEKFTAILNVAEEIDLDAAGKTCHKIPLKDLVPISPEAMSEAILWIKDHIRHQGVLVVCKAGIGRSPSIVIGYLCSIGFGYDEAVRFVGSKRGDISPVPNLAFSIEDCIGFYL from the coding sequence GTGATCACCCACGTCCTGGAACGCCTTGCGGTGGGCGCGGCCACGGACTCCAGGCGCGCCCCCGAAAAATTCACCGCCATCCTCAACGTCGCCGAGGAGATCGACCTCGACGCGGCCGGGAAGACCTGCCACAAGATCCCGCTCAAGGACCTCGTCCCCATCTCCCCCGAGGCGATGAGCGAGGCGATACTCTGGATCAAGGATCATATCCGGCACCAGGGGGTGCTGGTGGTCTGCAAGGCGGGGATCGGGCGCTCGCCGTCGATCGTGATCGGGTACCTGTGCAGCATCGGCTTCGGCTACGACGAGGCGGTCCGCTTCGTCGGATCGAAGCGAGGCGACATCTCCCCGGTGCCGAACCTCGCCTTCTCGATCGAGGACTGCATCGGCTTCTACCTCTGA
- a CDS encoding DEAD/DEAH box helicase family protein encodes MSDSPEIAEYLSPSAALLIREAVAGAGGNEVFFLGKTGPELLVEQAAVLARGDGESVPAILRKVAAGDVVVHNHPDGLLLPSKADLAIAAEVGNRGAGFYIVDNKVERIYAVVEPSPKEERAPLDFAQLRRYVVPGGPVSTALRDYEYRLEQAQMMEQVASAFNEDRIALIEAGTGTGKSLAYLIPAISWCLANRERVVVSTNTINLQEQLIDKDLPLLQNLEGLGCRAVLVKGRGNYLCLRKLAAAREEGQLLPGLEEEGEVEELLRWARRTAEGSLADLSFIPRPETWEKVCAEADQCLRIHCPHYADCFFYKARRQASSADLLVVNHHLLMADLAVRSRTEGYDGPAVLPRFHRIIVDEAQHLEEVATEYLGFKVSKFGFLKLLRRLQSGKEGARGLLPFIAARIAAGAGRAGADGAGEALELIASTVIPARHAVESHLDSALGRIALELPAETGGEAGSGSGARRSAGNAPPGGRTLRVTAEVYGSAFWSGTLLPVLKELGEVLASFSANLKELGALLARLPDTLRKPLEAACVELAAMRGRLAQYLDALAFFVKEEETHCRWFELSRGRRGERLSFCAAPIDVAEGMRKSVYDRFGTVVMTSATLAAAGSFDYFRARVGLGGYGGERLVCTVLPSPFDFKRQAFVAAPRGIAEPDSGGFEEMLEQIVAAATHISRGRAFVLFTSYRLLDRLYGRLEARLSKLGLTALRQGKENRTALLNRFRREQGAVLFATDSFWEGVDVKGEALQCVILTRLPFRVPSEPIQQARMEAIEAAGGDPFFDYSVPQAVIKFRQGFGRLIRHRDDAGAILILDARVHTRRYGRLFISSLPEVSLCTRDAAAMLVEMDRFFAGLKPPAAARPSEPARRGGRRRRSNG; translated from the coding sequence ATGAGCGATTCCCCCGAGATCGCGGAATACCTCTCCCCGTCCGCGGCCCTCCTCATCAGGGAGGCCGTCGCCGGGGCGGGGGGGAACGAGGTCTTCTTCCTCGGGAAGACAGGCCCGGAACTCCTTGTCGAGCAGGCCGCCGTGCTCGCCCGGGGCGACGGCGAGAGCGTGCCCGCCATCCTCAGGAAGGTCGCCGCGGGCGACGTCGTGGTCCACAACCACCCCGACGGCCTGCTCCTCCCTTCCAAGGCGGACCTCGCCATCGCCGCCGAGGTCGGAAACCGCGGGGCGGGCTTCTACATCGTGGACAACAAGGTCGAGCGCATCTACGCCGTCGTGGAGCCCTCGCCGAAGGAGGAGCGGGCGCCGCTCGACTTCGCGCAGCTGCGCCGCTACGTCGTTCCCGGCGGGCCGGTCTCGACGGCGCTGCGGGACTACGAGTACCGCCTCGAGCAGGCGCAGATGATGGAGCAGGTGGCGTCCGCCTTCAACGAGGACCGGATCGCCCTCATCGAGGCGGGCACGGGGACCGGAAAGTCGCTCGCCTACCTGATCCCCGCCATCTCGTGGTGCCTGGCGAACAGGGAACGCGTCGTCGTCTCCACCAACACCATCAACCTTCAGGAGCAGCTCATCGACAAGGATCTGCCGCTCCTCCAGAACCTGGAGGGGCTCGGCTGCCGGGCGGTGCTCGTCAAGGGGCGGGGCAACTACCTCTGCCTGCGGAAGCTCGCCGCCGCCCGGGAGGAGGGGCAGCTCCTCCCCGGGCTGGAGGAGGAGGGGGAGGTGGAGGAGCTGCTCCGCTGGGCGCGCAGGACGGCGGAGGGGAGCCTCGCGGACCTGAGCTTCATCCCCCGCCCCGAGACATGGGAGAAGGTCTGCGCGGAGGCGGACCAGTGCCTGCGGATCCACTGCCCCCACTACGCAGACTGCTTCTTCTACAAGGCCCGGCGCCAGGCGTCGTCCGCGGACCTGCTCGTGGTCAACCACCACCTCCTGATGGCGGACCTCGCCGTGCGCAGCCGGACGGAGGGCTACGACGGGCCCGCCGTGCTCCCGCGCTTCCACCGGATCATCGTCGACGAGGCGCAGCACCTCGAGGAGGTGGCCACCGAGTACCTCGGCTTCAAGGTCTCGAAGTTCGGTTTCCTGAAGCTGCTCCGGCGCCTCCAGAGCGGGAAGGAGGGCGCGCGCGGACTGTTGCCGTTCATCGCCGCCAGGATCGCGGCGGGCGCGGGGAGGGCGGGGGCGGACGGCGCGGGCGAAGCGCTCGAGCTGATCGCCTCGACCGTCATCCCGGCCCGGCACGCGGTCGAGTCGCACCTCGACAGCGCCCTCGGGCGGATCGCCCTCGAGCTGCCCGCGGAGACGGGCGGGGAGGCGGGATCGGGAAGCGGCGCCCGCCGCTCCGCCGGCAACGCCCCGCCGGGCGGGAGGACGCTGAGGGTCACGGCGGAGGTGTACGGCTCCGCGTTCTGGAGCGGCACGCTCCTCCCGGTCCTCAAGGAGCTCGGGGAGGTGCTCGCCTCGTTCTCGGCGAATCTGAAGGAGCTCGGCGCGCTCCTCGCGCGCCTCCCCGACACGCTCCGGAAACCGCTCGAGGCGGCCTGCGTCGAACTGGCGGCGATGCGGGGCCGCCTCGCGCAGTACCTCGACGCGCTCGCCTTCTTCGTCAAGGAGGAGGAGACGCACTGCCGCTGGTTCGAGCTCTCCCGCGGGAGACGGGGGGAGCGTCTGAGCTTCTGCGCCGCGCCGATCGACGTGGCGGAGGGGATGCGGAAGTCGGTCTACGATCGGTTCGGGACGGTCGTGATGACCTCCGCGACGCTCGCGGCGGCGGGGAGCTTCGACTACTTCCGCGCACGCGTCGGGCTCGGCGGCTACGGCGGGGAGCGGCTGGTCTGCACCGTGCTCCCGTCCCCGTTCGACTTCAAGAGACAGGCGTTCGTCGCCGCGCCGCGCGGGATCGCCGAGCCGGACAGCGGGGGGTTCGAGGAGATGCTGGAGCAGATCGTCGCCGCGGCGACGCACATAAGCCGGGGCCGGGCCTTCGTCCTCTTCACCTCGTACCGGCTCCTCGACCGGCTGTACGGGCGGCTCGAGGCGCGCCTCTCGAAGCTGGGGCTCACGGCGCTCAGGCAGGGGAAGGAAAACCGGACCGCCCTCCTCAACCGCTTCCGGAGAGAGCAGGGGGCCGTGCTCTTCGCCACGGACAGCTTCTGGGAGGGCGTGGACGTGAAGGGGGAGGCGCTCCAGTGCGTCATCCTCACCCGCCTCCCGTTCAGGGTGCCGAGCGAGCCGATACAGCAGGCGCGGATGGAGGCGATCGAGGCCGCGGGGGGCGATCCGTTTTTCGACTACAGCGTCCCGCAGGCGGTGATCAAGTTCCGCCAGGGCTTCGGACGCCTGATCCGCCACCGGGACGACGCCGGCGCGATCCTCATCCTCGACGCCCGCGTCCACACCCGGCGGTACGGGCGCCTCTTCATCTCCTCGCTGCCCGAGGTCTCCCTCTGCACCCGCGACGCGGCGGCGATGCTCGTGGAGATGGACCGGTTTTTCGCCGGCCTGAAGCCCCCCGCCGCCGCGCGGCCTTCCGAGCCTGCGCGGAGGGGGGGGCGCCGCAGGCGATCGAACGGTTGA